The stretch of DNA CCGACGGGTAGAAGTACGAGTGTGGAGCGGGCAGCGTTGATGACCAGTCGTTACGGGCCGTCAGGTCGAGAATCAAGTAATCGCGGAACGAGAACGTCGAACTGACGAACACGCCATTTACCTGCCGTTGCGACAGCCCCGAACGGGGTTGCAGTGCGCGGGCAAAGCCGAGATCGAACTTATTCGGTATTTGCAGGCCAAAGGCCCGTGCGCCAATAAGTTGGTTAAACCGCTTCGAGAACTGCGCTCCTACCGTGTAGTTCACCTTCAGGTCTTTAGTGATATTGTTGTTTCCCTGGGCAAACAGGTCGATGTTCTGTTCGAGGTTTTGGGTGTCAAATGCCTCAAACGTTCCACCGTTACCGGCAAAGAGCAGTGTGCGGTTATAGAAGCTGATCAGGTTTCGGTCAAAGAACCGGTCGACACTGATACGGCCCGTAAGCGTCAGCCAGTCGGTCAGTTTATAATTGGCCTGCCCCAGCATTGTGACGCGGTTACGCTTTTCGCTGTTGATAGTCCGGTTAATGGTCCAGTACGGATTCATGTAAATCGACGATGAAGTCCAGTAATTTGGCACACCATCGGGCGTCTCGAATGTTTTGATCGATTCGAGGTCAATGCTACGCGGAATCTTGTAGATGTTCATCACAATCCCGCTTTCTTCGCCTACCTTAATCTTGTTGCCGATGTCCTGAAGCATATAGGTAATTTTACCTTCGGTCGAAAAACGGCTACTGAACTGATTACTCAGGCGCAGGTTGAACGTGTGGCGGGTTAGGTCGTTGTTCGGAATCAACCCCTGATTGTAGTTGTGCGTGTACGACAGATACGTCTGCATCTTATCTGTACCGCCCGATACGCCAATGGAATTGTTGGTTGAAACACCGTTACGGAAGAAATCGCGTACATTGTTGGGATACGTGGTGCCACGTGCGCCCCAGCTTCCACTTGCCGTGGCATTCGAGACACCCCCCGCGCCCTGCGTGAAGGTATTCTGCAACTCTGGCAGCAGCATCGGCGATTCGCTCACCACACCGGAGTTGACATCGACCGATATGCGCCCGGCTTTGCCGCGTTTGGTGGTGATAATCATGACACCATTGGCCGCCCGCGAACCGTAGAGTACCGATCCAGCCGCACCTTTCAGCACGTTGACCGACTCAATGTCGTCGGGGTTGATGTTGGCCGCGCCATCAGAGCCGTTGAAGCCACCGAAGTCTGAGCCAACCTGCCCGCCGTTGGAGTTGTCGTACACGACCCCATCGACCACGATCAGGGCGTTGTTAGTGCCATTGAGCGAACGGTTGCCACGCAGCGTTACGCGGGCCGCACTACCCACGCCACCCGCGCCCTGAACCACCTGCAAGCCAGCAATTTTACCTGAGAGCGTATTCACGAAATTGGCATCGCGTACCTGCGTAATGCGCGTACCGTCAATTTGCTGAGCGGCATACGTAAGCGTTTTCGCACTTTTCTCGATACCGAGAGCCGTTACGACTACTTCGCTCAATTGGCGGTTATCGGTAATCAGATTCACGTTTAGCTGACTGGTAGCATCTGTAAACGGAACCTCCTGCGAGGCAAACCCAATAGACGAGAACACGAGCGTGCCGGTTCCGCCAACGTTGATCCGATACGTACCGCTGGCATCGGTGGTGGTGCCGCGCGTAGAACCTTTAAGCTGCACGTTCACGCCCGGCTGCGGCTGTCCCTGGTCGTCACGGACAATACCGCCGATCTGCCGATCCTGCGCCCAAACCGGGCCGGCTACTAACAGAACAAGCGTGATACATCGAAGTAGGAGTTTGTACATAGAATTAAGTGGGGTTAAATGAACGGAGAGAACAATGTTTATTAATTGGCAATATGCGAAATTTTACCTAACTCCACTGAGTATATACCATTACTTTTATGCCGTTTAAAAAAAAAATTTAACAATTCATAGGAAAACCAACGCTACCATTGCTTACTTTGCAATACAAAGTACTTTATTTTAATGAGAGATTTATCATACCCATTGATTTACCAGCCCGATAAGGCTAATGGCGCAATGAGACCGGGCCGTGGTTTGGTGGCACTGGCGGGTTTAGCGGCTGTTTGCATTGGCCTGGTGGCTGTACGAGGCTTGCTCACCGGCAACTGGTGGTTTTTTACGACCCTGACCTGGAATCTGTTTCTGGCGTTTTTTCCGCTGGGCGTGGTGCTGGTGCTGCGCGACCTGCGGGCGGCAGGGTTTCGGCAACGCGCTTTGTTGCTGAGCAGCTTAGCTATTTGGCTGGCGTTTTTGCCCAATGCTCCCTACCTCATCACCGACCTGTTTCATATTCGGTCGGTTGGGCAACCGCTACTTTGGTTCGACACCATGACGTTCTTTCTGTTTGCCCAAACGGGGCTGCTGGCCGGTCTATATTCGCTACTGGTTGTTCACCGGATGCTGCGTCCGTTGCTGGGGGTATGGCAAACGTGGGCCGTGGTGCTGTTATTCCAGGGATTGTCGGGCTTTGGCGTCTACCTCGGTCGGTTTGGGCGGTGGAATAGCTGGGACGTGCTGGCGCAACCTACGTCGCTGTTGCGGGCTATTCTATTGGCCTATCACGATCATCTGAGTATTAAACTAACGCTGGCCTACGGTTTTGTACTGGTTGCGTTGTACGTAGCTTTTCACTGGTACGTTGCGTATGATAAACGGACGTAAAGTGCTACGTAGCTTCCGGTTTGCCGGTCGGGGCATTCTTGATTTGTTCCGTTACGAGAACAACGCAAAGGTGCATCTGCTCGTGGCTGGTCTGGTAGTGCTGGCTGGCTTCTGGCTACGATTGAACCGGGTCGAGTGGGCTATTGTACTTACACAAATCGGATTAGTCTGGGCCGCAGAAGCGTTTAACACCGCCATCGAGAAACTGTGCGATTTTGTGTCGCCGGGGCTGCACCCACACATCAAAACCATCAAAGACCTGTCGTCGGGTGCCGTATTGATCCTGGCCCTCACGGCGGTAGCAGTGGGACTGGTAGTACTGGGCGGCAGGCTGATTGAGTGGTTGAATGGTTGAATGATTGAATGTTGTCAAGACAACCCATTCAACCATTCAACCACTCAACCATTCAATCATTCAATCATTCAATCATTCAACCATTCAATCATTCAACCACTCAATCATTCAATCATTCAATCATTCAACCATTCAATCATTCAACCACTCAATCATTCAACCATTCAACATGTCTGAATCGCGCGAACATCTGCAGACGCTGACGGAAATCCGCAGCCTGATGGAACGCTCTTCCAAATTTCTGTCGCTCAGTGGTTTATCGGGCGTGTCGGCGGGCCTGATTGCGCTGGCGGGCGCGGCAGTAGTGTATATGCGTCTGCGCACCAACTCGCTGGCCACGCTCGGCTACGACCAGCTCAGCCGTTACGATGCCGATACCCACGCCGATCTCAGGCGTTTTTTAGTGACAGTGGCCGTAGTGGTGCTGGCGTCGGCGTTGCTGGCGGGTACGTATTTCACGGTTCGTAAAGCCCGGCGGCAGGGGCATGACGTTTGGAACAGCAGTTCGAAACGGTTAGTATGGGCCATGCTGGTGCCGTTGGTAGCGGGTGGTATTTTCTGCTTAGTGCTGTTGCAGCACAACCTAATCTGGCTGGCCTTTCCCGGCACGCTGATTTTTTACGGACTGGCCCTGCTCAATGGCAGCAAATACACCCTGCGCGACGTTGAGTCACTGGGTTACTGCGAGATTGGGCTGGGGTTACTATCGTTGTTCTGGCCGGGTTATAATTTGCTGACCTGGGCTATTGGCTTCGGCGTCCTGCATGTTGTGTATGGGCTGGCGATGTATTACAAATACGAACGAAACGCGTCATGAAAGACCTGCTGGCGCAATTCAATAAAGCCTTTGAGAGTAAAGCGCGGCTGAACATTATGTCGGTGCTAATGGTCAACGACAGCCTGAGTTTCAACGCGCTGAAAGAACTCCTCGGCCTAACCGACGGCAATCTCGCCACGCACCTGCGCGCGCTGGAAGAGTCGGGCTACATAGTCGTGCAGAAGCAGTTTATTGGCCGGAAACCCAACACAACCTATTCCGCCAGCGACACGGGCAGGCAGGCGTTTTCTGACCATCTCAACGCGCTGGAAGAGTTTATAAAAAGTCTGTAGCCGATTGTACTCTGTAAGCTCGTCGGGATGTGTATCCCGACGCTACTAAAAGCGGATGTATATCCGCCATCAATTTCGTCGGGATACACATCCCGACGAGCAACAACGAGCAACGCCCTACTCGGTCTTGAAATCCGAATCTTTCAGTCCCTTATTGATTTTGATGTTATCGACCGTCATTGTCTGTGTGCCGCGTGGCGACTGCTGATTAATGGTCATGGGAAACTTAATGCCGTTTTGCTCTTTGTAATCAGCATACTGCATCGTGGTCGTCATCTGACCGCGTGGCGATTTGTTTGTAACAACTGCCTGCACTTTCAGGCCGGTGCCCACATCAAAATTATCGGTCCATGTGGTTGCTCCGTCGGCGGTGGTATGGCTTAGCTTGTAGGTGTCTTTCCCGTCGATTTTTTCGGGGCCGACCACAGTCGATTTGATACCGTTTTCGGCGTAGTGCAGTTCCGGGAACAGCGTGTTCATGGCAATCATGGCCTGCGCTGCGGGGCCGTCGATAGTGTTGCTACCCTGCATACCACCCATGAGCACCTTCTGCCCGTCGCCGGTTTGTTTCATCACTTCCATACCGTTGGCATTGATGACCATTGA from Spirosoma montaniterrae encodes:
- a CDS encoding SusC/RagA family TonB-linked outer membrane protein, whose translation is MYKLLLRCITLVLLVAGPVWAQDRQIGGIVRDDQGQPQPGVNVQLKGSTRGTTTDASGTYRINVGGTGTLVFSSIGFASQEVPFTDATSQLNVNLITDNRQLSEVVVTALGIEKSAKTLTYAAQQIDGTRITQVRDANFVNTLSGKIAGLQVVQGAGGVGSAARVTLRGNRSLNGTNNALIVVDGVVYDNSNGGQVGSDFGGFNGSDGAANINPDDIESVNVLKGAAGSVLYGSRAANGVMIITTKRGKAGRISVDVNSGVVSESPMLLPELQNTFTQGAGGVSNATASGSWGARGTTYPNNVRDFFRNGVSTNNSIGVSGGTDKMQTYLSYTHNYNQGLIPNNDLTRHTFNLRLSNQFSSRFSTEGKITYMLQDIGNKIKVGEESGIVMNIYKIPRSIDLESIKTFETPDGVPNYWTSSSIYMNPYWTINRTINSEKRNRVTMLGQANYKLTDWLTLTGRISVDRFFDRNLISFYNRTLLFAGNGGTFEAFDTQNLEQNIDLFAQGNNNITKDLKVNYTVGAQFSKRFNQLIGARAFGLQIPNKFDLGFARALQPRSGLSQRQVNGVFVSSTFSFRDYLILDLTARNDWSSTLPAPHSYFYPSVGLTAILSDMINLPDAISFAKVRAAYTRVGNDASPYLLQQTYSFSQGGVNGFIQRDATQAIPDLKPELTNSLEIGLDWRFVGNRFGVDFTYYKTNTINQLLTLGLAPASGFSSQYVNSGDIQNTGFEVALTAKPLTGAFSWDVTLNASRNVNKIVSLHPDIKKAPLAGGFGRTSTPIVAEGGSYGDIETQLWQRDAQGRFVVDASGKPVVTTAQLPIGNFNPKFLLGLQNTFNYRNFTLGVLFDGRFGGVMTSGTEANLAFDGNAAYTEANRAGNWVLPGVTATGETNTKAINAETFWTTVSGGRYSWGEFFTYDATNVRLRELTFGYGFNLPSTFFIKRARLSVVGRNLFFVYRGKAVLDIPGVPTRRLSFDPDISLGAGNFQGVEYGNVPASRSVGVNLQLSF
- a CDS encoding DUF1361 domain-containing protein; protein product: MRDLSYPLIYQPDKANGAMRPGRGLVALAGLAAVCIGLVAVRGLLTGNWWFFTTLTWNLFLAFFPLGVVLVLRDLRAAGFRQRALLLSSLAIWLAFLPNAPYLITDLFHIRSVGQPLLWFDTMTFFLFAQTGLLAGLYSLLVVHRMLRPLLGVWQTWAVVLLFQGLSGFGVYLGRFGRWNSWDVLAQPTSLLRAILLAYHDHLSIKLTLAYGFVLVALYVAFHWYVAYDKRT
- a CDS encoding diacylglycerol kinase family protein; amino-acid sequence: MINGRKVLRSFRFAGRGILDLFRYENNAKVHLLVAGLVVLAGFWLRLNRVEWAIVLTQIGLVWAAEAFNTAIEKLCDFVSPGLHPHIKTIKDLSSGAVLILALTAVAVGLVVLGGRLIEWLNG
- a CDS encoding winged helix-turn-helix domain-containing protein, whose amino-acid sequence is MKDLLAQFNKAFESKARLNIMSVLMVNDSLSFNALKELLGLTDGNLATHLRALEESGYIVVQKQFIGRKPNTTYSASDTGRQAFSDHLNALEEFIKSL